In the Rubrivivax gelatinosus IL144 genome, CCGCCGGGTTGCGCGAGACCTCGGCGTACGGCCCTTCGGCCAGCGTCGCGCCGCGCTGCAGCACGGTGATCGTGTCGGCGATGCTGGAGACGACGCTCATGTTGTGCTCGACCATCAGGATCGTGCGCTCGGCCGACACCTGCTTGATCAGCTGGCGCACGCGGTCGACGTCCTCCAGCCCCATGCCCTGCGTCGGCTCGTCCAGCAGCATCAGCTCGGGCTCCATCGCCAGCGTCGTCGCGATCTCCAGCGCGCGCTTGCGGCCGTAGCTGAGCTCCACCGCCAGGTGGCCGGCGTACTCGCCCAGGTCGACGGCGCGCAGCAGCTCGCGGGCGCGCTCGTTCAGCGTGTGCAGCGAGCTTTCGGCGCGCCAGAAGTGGAAGGAGTTGCCGAGCTTTCTCTGCAGCGCCACGCGCACGTTCTCCAGCACGGTGAGGTGCGGGAAAACCGCCGAGATCTGGAACGAGCGGATGACGCCGCGGCGCGCGATGTGCGCCGGCGACTCGCCGGTGATGTCGTGGCCGTTGAAGACGATGCGCCCGCTGGTCGGGCGGATGAACTTCGTCAGCAGGTTGAAGCAGGTCGTCTTGCCGGCGCCGTTGGGGCCGATCAGCGCGTGGATGTGGCCGCGGCGCACGCGCAGGTTGACCTTGTTGACCGCGACGAAGCCCTTGAACTCCTTCGTCAGCTCGTGTGTCTCGAGGATGTATTCGGCGCTCATCGTGTGTCCTCGCGGGCGCCGAGTCGGCGCGAGAGCGTGCGCGCGGCCTGGGTCACGAGACGCTGCTGGCGCTCGAGCTTGTCCGCGTCGACGGTGGCCTGGTTCAGGCAGACGGCGATGCCGGCCACCGGGCGGCCGGCGGCGTCGAGCACCGGCGCGGCGATCGAATAGACGCCCTCGCGCACGTGGCCGTCGTCGACGGCGTAGCCGCGCTCTCGCGTCCGGGCCAGGTCGGCGAGCAGGGCGTCGAGGTCGGTGGCGCCGGCGGGCACCAGCGCGCGCACTTCCTCGGGCGGCAGCCACGCCAGCATCGCCTTGCCGGTGCCGGCCACCCAGGCCGGCAGCCGCATGCCCAGGCTGAAGGCCAGGCCCAGCGGGCGCGCGCTGTTGCGCACGCCGACGTAGACGACGTCGGGGCCGTTGAGCACCGACAGGATCAGCGTCTCGTCGGGCGCCGGCACCTCGCGCCACAAGGCGTCGAACTCGGCGGCGACGTGGGTGCTGGCGACGAAGGCCGCGGCCAGCGTCATCACGCCGGGGCCGATCTGCAGCGCGCCGTTGTCGACGCGGCGCAGGTAACCGCAGTCCAGCAGCGTGCCGCACAAGCCGTGCACGCTGCTGCGCGGCAGCTTCAGCGCCGCGGCGAGGCCGGCCATGCTCATCGGCCGGCGTTCGCGCGCCAGCAGGTCCAGCAGCGAGACCGCACGCGCGACCGCCGGCACCCGGGCGGCGGGACGTTCGGTGATCGGCAGACTGGTCGTCATCGTTGTTCGATTGGCTGAACGGGGTTCAGGGTGCTGAACGGCCGGGCCAGTCTAGGCAGCGTCAAACCCCCATGCGCGGCGCTTGCGGGAAAGCGTGGATGGGGATGTCCCGTCCCTGCGAAAGCGGGGCGGGACCGACCCTCGGTGCGCCGTGACGGCGCGCGTCAGAACTGCTCAGGCCGTGCGGTCGACACGCAGCGCGAGCACGACCGAGGTCGTCGTCTTCGTCACGCCGTCGATCTCGCCGATCTCGTCGAGCAGCGTGTCCAGGCGCGCGGTGGAGTCGGTGCGGATCAGCGCCAGATAGTCGAACTCGCCGCTGACCGAGCACAGCTGGCGCAGCTCGGGCAAGGCTGCCAGCCGCCGCGTGACGTCGCGCGCGGACTTCGGTTCGGTCGTGATGCCGACCCAGGCCTGCACGCCGCGTTCGGCTTCGTCCAGGCCCAGCCGCACCGTGTAGCCGACGATGACGCCGCTGCGCTCCAGGCGCTCCAGCCGGGCGATGACGGTGGTGCGTGCGACGCCCAGCTTGCGCGCGAGCTCGGCCGTGCTCTCGCGGGCATTGGCCTGCAACAGGGCGATCAGGTCACGGTCCATCTGGTCGCGGGGCATCGCTGCATTATGTCGATACAGACCGACGAAACGTCGGCTGCCGCGTGTATTTCGTCGTTCTCGACCTATCTTGTGTCAAGACGGCTTCCTAGACTGCGCCGCATCGCCACCCACCGCCCGGAAGGACCCGAACGATGCGCGTGACCCTGCTCGGAGCTGGCCACATCGGCCAGACCATCGCCCGCCTGCTGGCCACCAGCGGCGACTACCAGCTGACCGTCGTCGACCGCCAGAGCGAGCCGCTGGCGCTGCTGGACGGCCTGCCGCTGGCCACCCGTGTCGCCGACACCGCCGACGACGCCGTGCTGCTGGCGCTGCTGCGCGGCCAGGACGCGGTGATCAACGCGCTGCCCTACTACCTGGCGACGCGCGTCGCGACGCAGGCGCGCGAAGCCGGCTGCCACTACTTCGACCTCACCGAGGACGTCGCCGCGACGCGTGCGATCAAGGCCCTGGCCGAAGGCGCGAACACGGCCTTCATGCCGCAGTGCGGCCTGGCGCCGGGTTTCATCGGCATCGTCGCGCATCACCTGGCGCAGAGCTTCCAGGAGCTGCACGAGCTGAAGATGCGTGTCGGCGCGCTGCCGGCCTTTCCGACCAACGCGCTGAAATACAACCTCACCTGGAGCGTCGACGGCCTGATCAACGAGTACTGCCACCCCTGCGAAGCGATCCGCGACGGCCGGCCGACCGAGGTGCTGGCGCTGGAAGGCCTGGAGCACTTCTCGCTGGACGGCACCGAGTACGAAGCCTTCAACACCTCGGGCGGCCTGGGCACGCTGTGCGAGACCTGGGCTGGCCGCGTGCGCACGCTGGACTACAAGAGCGTGCGCTACCCCGGCCACCGCGCGCTGATGAAGCTGCTGCTGGAGGAACTGCTGCTCAAGCACGACCAGGGCACGCTCAAGGACATCATGCGGCGCGCGATCCCGAGCACGATGCAGGACGTGGTGCTGGTCTTCGTCACCGCCAGCGGCCTGCGCGGCGGCGCGCTGGTGCAGGAGGTCTTCGCGCGCAAGATCTTTGCCGAACGTTCGCCGGCGCATCCGACCTCGGCGATCCAGATCACGACGGCCGCCGGCATCTGCGCCGCGGTCGACCTGTTCCGCGAAGGCCGGCTGCCGCAGCGCGGCTTCGTGCGCCAGGAGCAGGTGCCGCTGCCGGAGTTCCTGGCCAACCGCTTCGGCAGCGCCTACCAGCAGTCGCGCCAGGTCGAGAGCATCGGCTGACGCCGGGCGGCCCAGGCAGAATGCGGCCCCTTCGTCTCACGGGGCCCGCATGGATCTCTCGCACTGGGGCGGCTTCGACGCCGCCATCGTCGACCTCGACGGCACGCTGGTCGACACCGTCGGCGACTTCGAACTCGCGCTCGGCGGCGCCTTGCGGGACCTGGGCTACACGCCGGTGTCGCGTGCCTTCATCTCGCGCACCGTCGGCAAGGGCACCGAACACCTGATCCGGCGCACGCTGGCCGAAGCCGGCGCGCCCGAGACCATGTACGAAGCGGCCAACGCGCGCTACCGCGAGCACTACCTGCGCATCAATGGCCAGGCCTCGACCGTCTACCCCGGCGCGGCGGAAGGCATCGCGGCGTTGAAGGCGCGCGGCCTGAAGCTGGCCTGCGTGACCAACAAGCCGGCGGCCTTCGCGCTGCCGCTGCTGGCCGCCAAGGGGCTGGCCGCCTCGTTCGACATCACCTACGGCGGCGACGCCTTCGAGCGCAAGAAGCCCGACCCGCTGCCGCTGCTCAAGGCCTGCGAGGCGCTGGGCACGACGCCGGCGCGCACGCTGATGATCGGCGACTCGCAGAACGACGCCCAGGCGGCGCGCGCCGCCGGCTGCCCGGTGGTGCTGGTGCGCTACGGCTACAACCACGGCGAGCCGGTCGAGGCTGCCGGTGCCGACGCGGTCGTCGACCGCATCGACGAGCTGCCGGCGCTACTGGCGTGAACCGGCGGGCCGCGGCTCGCGGCCCAGCAGCGCGTCCTTCAGCGCCGCGTCGGCGGGCCGCGGGCCCAGCCAGATGCTCAGCAGCGAGCTGAAGAACTCGGGCTCGCGAATCGGCTCGCCGGCCGACTTGCCGTTGACGAACACCGTCGTGCCGACGCCGGGCACGTAGTCGACGCTGAAGTTGTCGCCCGCGACCAGCTTCTTGCGCGCCGAGAAGATGTCGGCCATGCGCAGCGTGCCGGGGATCGACTGCACCCAGTGCTGCGGCGGTGCGTTGTCCTCCATGCCGCGCGTGAACAGCCGGCCGAGCTCGTTGGCCTCGATATCGCGCAGCATCACGACGTGCATGCGCTTGGGGCCGGGCATCGCCAGCACCGCTTCCGGCGTATTGGCGCGCTGCGGCAGGTACAGCCCGGCGGTGTAGACCTTGAACACCAGCTTGTAGCGCACGCCGGCGCCGTTGAGCGCCAGGCTGCTGCCGCCCACCGCGGCGGCCGCGGGGTAGGGCACGCCGGCCGGCTCGGCGGCGGTCTGGGCGTGGGCGGCGGTGCCGGACAGCAGCGGAGCCACGACGAAAGCCAGCAGGGCGCGACGGTGCATGGGCGGCGAAGGATGAAACAGGTTGTACGAAGCCTCAGTCTCGCATCGCAGGGCGCAGGCCGCGGTCGCGCCGGTTACACTGGGCGTGCTCATGTTCACGGCCCACGCATCGACCGAAGGTTCCCGCGACCGGGGGGCTTGGCCCTGGCGCCGCTCTCGCTAGCCTCGCCTGACCGCGCGTCAGGCCACGCCGCGAAGCGCTGACATCCCCGTCGGCGCCGCTTCCGCAAGACAGATGCAGTCCCTGAGCCAAGACGCGCCGGGAGACTGTCGCGAGAGGGCCCAGAAGTGATCACTGAACTCGAATTCAAGAGCCTGGCCGAGCAGGGCTACAACCGCATCCCGCTCATCGCCGAGGCCTTCGCCGACCTCGAGACCCCGCTGTCGCTGTACCTGAAGCTGGCCGGCGGCCAGCGCAACAGCTTCCTGCTCGAATCCGTCGTCGGCGGCGAACGTTTCGGCCGCTATTCGTTCATCGGCCTGCCGGCGCACACGCTGCTGCGTTCGACCGGCTGGGTGACCGAGGTCGTCAGCGACGGCGCCGTCGTCGAGACCCACGACGGCAACCCGCTGGACTTCGTCGAGGCCTACCAGAAGCGCTTCAAGGTCGCGCTGCCGCCGGGGCTGCCGCGTTTCTGCGGCGGGCTTGCCGGCTACTTCGGCTACGACGCGGTGCGCTACATCGAGCCGCGGCTGGCCAAGACCGAGAAGCCCGGCGGCCTGGACACGCCCGACATCCTGCTGCTGCAGACCGAGGAGGTCGCGGTCATCGACAACCTGTCGGGCCGGCTGTACCTGATCGTCTGGGCCGACCCGTCGGCGCCCGAGGCCTATTTCCGCGGCAAGAAGCGGCTCGCCGAGCTGACCGACCGGCTGCGTTATTCGGTCACCGCGCCGCAGGTCAAGCGCGGCCCGAGCTACGCCGTCGAGCGCGAGACGCCGCGCGCGCAGCTCGAAGACGCTGTTCGCCGCTGCAAGGAGTACATCGCCGCCGGCGACTGCATGCAGGTCGTCATCGGCCAGCGGCTGAAGAAGCGCTACACCGAGAGTCCGCTGTCGCTGTACCGCGCGCTGCGTTCGCTGAACCCGTCGCCCTACATGTACTACTACGACATGGGCGACTTCCAGATCGTCGGCGCCAGCCCCGAGATCCTGGTGCGCCAGGAGACGACGGCCGAAGGCCGCAAGGTGACGATCCGCCCGCTGGCCGGCACGCGCCCGCGCGGCGCGACGCCCGAACGCGACGCCGCCATGGCCGCCGAGCTGGCCGCCGACCCGAAGGAACGCGCCGAGCACCTGATGCTGATCGACCTGGCGCGCAACGACATCGGCCGCATCGCGCAGACCGGCAGCGTCAAGGTCACCGAGGCCTTCGCGATCGAGCGCTACTCGCACGTGATGCACATCGTCAGCAACGTCGAGGGCCTGCTGAAGGAAGGCGCGACCAGCCTGGACGTGTTCCGCGCCAGCTTCCCCGCCGGCACCTTGAGCGGCGCGCCCAAGATCCGGGCGATGGAGATCATCGACGAGCTGGAGCCGGTCAAGCGCGGCATCTACGGCGGTGCCTTCGGCTACCTCAGCTTCGCTGGCGACATGGACCTGGCGATCGCCATCCGCACCGGCATCGTCCAGCACAACACGCTGTACGTGCAGGCCGCGGCGGGGGTCGTCGCCGACTCGGTGCCCGAGCTGGAGTGGAAGGAGACCGAGGCCAAGGCCCGGGCGCTCATCCGCGCGGCGGAACTCGTGGAAGAGGGGTTCTGATCATGCTGCTGATGATCGACAACTACGACAGCTTCACCTTCAACCTGGTGCAGTACTTCGGCGAGCTCGGCGAGAACGTGCATGTAGTGCGCAACGACGAGATCGACGTCGCCGGCATCGCGGCGCTGAAGCCCGACCGCCTGGTGCTGTCGCCCGGGCCGTGTTCGCCGGCCGAGGCGGGCGTCTGCATCGAGGCCATCCGCCACTTCACCGGCAAGCTGCCGCTGCTGGGCGTCTGCCTGGGCCACCAGGCTATCGGCGCCGCACTCGGCGGCAAGGTCATCCGCGCCAAGGTGCAGATGCACGGCAAGGCCAGCGAGATCACCACCGATGGCCGCGGCGTCTACGCCGGGCTGCCGGAGCGTTTCTCGGTCATCCGCTACCACTCGCTGGCCATCGAGCGCGAGACGCTGCCTGCCGAGCTGGAAGTCACGTCCTGGACCGAGGACGGCGAGATCATGGGCGTGCGCCACCGCGAACTGGCCGGCGGGCCGGCGCCGCTGGAAGGCGTGCAGTTCCACCCCGAGTCCATCCTCAGCGAACACGGCCACGCGATGCTGAAGAACTTCCTGCAGATGGGCGCCGCGCGCTGAAGAGGGAGCAAGACCATGCCGATCACGAACACCGAGGCGCTGACCCGCGTCATCGAGCACCGCGAGATCTTCCACGACGAGATGCTGGACCTGATGCGCCGCATCATGAGCGGCGAGATGTCGCCGGTGATGATCGCGGCGCTCGCCGTCGGGCTGCGCGTCAAGAAGGAAAGCATCGGCGAGATCGCCGCCGCCGCCCAGGTGATGCGCGAGTTCGCGACGCCGGTGCCGCTGGCCGACCGCCGCGGCCTGGTCGACATCGTCGGCACCGGCGGTGACGGCTCGCACACCTTCAACATCTCGACCGCGTCGACCTTCGTCGCCGCCGCGGCCGGCGCGCGTGTCGCCAAACACGGCGGGCGCAGCGTCTCCTCCACATCCGGCTCGGCCGACGTGATGGAGGCGCTGGGTGCGCACCTGAACCTCACGCCCGAGCAGGTCGCCGCCTGCCTGGAGGAAACCGGCATCGGCTTCATGTTCGCGCCGAACCACCACGCGGCGATGAAACATGCCGCGCCGGTGCGCAAGGAACTCGGCGTGCGGACGATTTTCAACATCCTGGGCCCGCTGACCAACCCGGCCGGCGCGCCCAACCAGTTGCTCGGGGTCTTCCACCCCGACCTGGTCGGCATCCAGGTGCGCGTGCTGCAGCGCCTGGGCAGCGAGCACGCGCTGGTCGTCTACGGTACCTGCGGCATGGACGAGATCTCGCTGTCCGGCGAGACGATGGTCGGCGAACTGAAGGGCGGCGAGGTGCGCGAGTACGTCGTGCATCCCAGCGACTTCGGTCTGCCGGTCTACGACGCGCGTGTGCTGCGTGTCGCCAACCGCGAGGAGTCGGTCGGCTGCATCCGCCGCGTGCTGGCCAACGAAGACGGCCCGCAGCGCGACATCGTGCTGCTCAATGCCGGCGCGGCGCTGTACTGCGCCGGTGTCGCCGGCACGATCGCCGACGGCGTGCGCCGGGCGCGGGAAGCCGTGGCCTCCGGCGCCGCGGCGGCCAAGCTGGCGCAGTACGTCGAGGCCAGCAACCGCCACCGGGCCGCCTGACGATGGACGACATCCTCCAGCGCATCGTCGCCGTCAAGCACGAGGAGATCGCCGAGGCCCGCCGCGCGCGCAGTCTGCAGGACTGGCGTGCCGCTGCCGAGGCTGCCGCGCCGGTGCGCGGTTTCGCGGCCGCGCTGCGCCGCCGTGCCAACGCCGGCCAGGCCGCGGTCATCGCCGAGGTCAAGAAAGCTAGCCCCAGCAAGGGCGTGCTGCGCGACCCCTTCGTGCCGGCCGAGATCGCCGCGTCGTACGAGCGTCACGGCGCCGCGTGCCTGAGCGTGCTGACCGACCGCCGCTTCTTCCAGGGCGGCGTCGAGGCGCTGCAGGCCGCACGCGCCGCCTGCGCGCTGCCGGTGCTGCGCAAGGACTTCATCGTCGACGAGGTCCAGGTCTTCGAGGCGCGGGCGATGGGCGCCGACGCGATCCTGCTGATCGCCGCCTGCCTGGAGGACGGCCGCATGCGCGACCTCGAGGCCTGCGCGATGTCGCTCGGGCTGGACGTGCTGGTCGAGGTGCACGACGGCGCCGAACTCGAGCGTGCGCTGCGCCTGGCGACGCCGCTGGTCGGCATCAACAACCGCAACCTGCGGAGCTTCGAGGTCACGCTGGAAACGACGCTGGGCCTCTTGCCGTGCGTGCCGGCCGACCGGCTGCTGGTCACCGAGTCCGGCATTCTGGGCCCCGACGACGTGCACCGCATGCGTTCGGCCGGCGTCAATGCCTTCCTCGTCGGCGAAGCCTTCATGCGCGCCGCCGACCCCGGCGCCGCGCTGGCGAGCCTGTTCGCATGACGGCCGACGACCTGCCGGCGGCGTTCGCGACGCTGCCGCCGGCCTGGCGTGCCGTGCTGCCCGGCTGGACGCCGGCGGCCGAGGCGGCGGTCGTCGAGCGTGTGCGTGCGGTCTCCGGCGACCGTGAGATCGGGCCGCCGGATCCGTTCCGGGCGCTGCGCCTGGTGTCGCCCGAGGCGGCGCGCGTCGTCATCCTCGGCCAGGATCCGTACCCGCGGCCCGGTCATGCCGACGGCATGGCCTTCTCGGCGGGTCAGGGGAAACCCCACTCGCTGCGTCGGATATTCGACGTGCTCGCGGCCGATCGCCCGGCCTGGCAGCGTCCGGCCGACTGGTGCCTGGACCCTTGGGCGGCGCAAGGGGTGCTGCTGCTGAACCCGGTGCTGACGGTGGAGATCGGCAGCGCCGGCAGCCACATGAGTTGTGGTTGGCAGGCGCTCACATCCGAAATCATCTCGGTGCTGTGTCGCCGAGTGGTGCCGCCGGCTTTTCTGCTGTGGGGCAAGCCCGCCAACGCGTTCTTCGACGCCGCCTGCCCGGCCGGCTGCACGCCGCCGGTCTGGCGCACCCGCCACCCCTCGCACGACTTCAAGCGCGAGTTCATGGCCGACGGCAGTCACTTCGCCGCCACGGCAGATCGTGTCGACTGGTGGGGAGGGGCTGGTATTTCCCGCTGACCGTGCTACACTAGTTGGCTCTCCGGAGGGGTGCCCGAGTGGCTAAAGGGGGCAGACTGTAAATCTGTTGGCTTACGCCTACGCTGGTTCGAATCCAGCCTCCTCCACCAGAGAGACACGCTTGACGGTTGTGCCCGCGGGAGTAGTTCAATGGCAGAACCTTAGCCTTCCAAGCTAATGACGCGGGTTCGATTCCCGTCTCCCGCTCCAGGAAGGTCTGAAAGGTCCGTCGAGCGTCCCGCGCCGTCGTTACGGGTCTGCCGGTCCATCTGGTTGGCAGTGCCGGTCGTCAGACCCGTACCGATTGCCCATGTGGCTCAGTGGTAGAGCACTCCCTTGGTAAGGGAGAGGTCGCGCGTTCGATCCGCGCCATGGGCACCACGACTTGCTAACAATCGACTCGACACGATTGAGTCTCTCAGCCAGGAGCACCTGACATGGCAAAGGGTAAGTTCGAACGCACGAAGCCGCACGTGAACGTGGGCACGATCGGGCACGTCGACCACGGCAAGACGACGCTGACGGCGGCGATCACGACGATCCTGGCGGCGAAGTTCGGCGGTGAAGCGAAGGCGTACGACCAGATCGACGCGGCGCCGGAAGAGAAGGCGCGCGGCATCACGATCAACACGGCGCACGTCGAGTACGAGACGGCGAGCCGCCACTACGCGCACGTCGACTGCCCGGGGCACGCCGACTACGTGAAGAACATGATCACGGGCGCGGCGCAGATGGACGGCGCGATTCTGGTGTGCTCGGCCGCTGACGGCCCGATGCCGCAGACGCGCGAGCACATCCTGCTGGCCCGTCAGGTCGGTGTGCCGTACATCATCGTGTTCCTGAACAAGTGCGACATGGTCGACGACGCCGAGCTGCTCGAGCTCGTCGAGATGGAAGTTCGCGAACTGCTGAGCAAGTACGACTTCCCGGGCGACGACACCCCGATCATCAAGGGTTCGGCGAAGCTGGCGATCGAAGGCGACAAGGGTGACCTGGGCGAACAGGCCATCTTCCGTCTGGCCGACGCGCTGGACAGCTACATCCCGACGCCGGAACGCGCGGTGGACGGCACGTTCCTGATGCCGGTCGAAGACGTGTTCTCGATCTCGGGCCGCGGCACCGTGGTGACGGGCCGTGTCGAGCGTGGCGTGATCAAGGTCGGCGAAGAAATCGAAATCGTCGGCATCCGTCCGACGGTCAAGACGACCTGCACGGGCGTGGAAATGTTCCGCAAGCTGCTGGACCAAGGCCAGGCCGGTGACAACGTCGGCATCCTGCTGCGCGGCACGAAGCGCGAGGAAGTCGAGCGTGGTCAGGTGCTGTGCAAGCCGGGTTCGGTCAAGCCGCACACGCACTTCACGGCCGAGATCTACGTCCTGAGCAAGGAAGAAGGCGGCCGTCACACGCCGTTCTTCAACAACTACCGCCCGCAGTTCTACTTCCGCACGACGGACGTGACGGGCGCGGTGGAGCTGCCGAAGGACAAGGAAATGGTGATGCCGGGCGACAACGTGTCGATCACGGTGAAGCTGATCGCCCCGATCGCGATGGAAGAAGGCCTGCGCTTCGCCATCCGTGAAGGTGGTCGCACCGTCGGCGCCGGCGTCGTCGCCAAGATCATCGAGTAATCTGTCAAGGTTTTACGCAGGGGCATAGCTCAACTGGCAGAGCGTCGGTCTCCAAAACCGAAGGTCGGGGGTTCGATCCCCTCTGCCCCTGCCACCCGACTGCTCGGGTGCCCAATACACCAGCCCGCGGGCGCTGAAAAGCCCGGCGGGCTTTGCTGCTGATGGCGGCAAAGTAACCTCTAGCCCATGTCCACCCAACCCCAAGTCGAAACCGTCTCCACGGGCGCCGACAAAGCCAAGCTGGCTGTCGCTGCCGTACTGCTCGTGGCCGGTGTCGTCGTGTTCTACGTGCTCGGTCAGCGTGACCTGTGGCAGCGCGTCATTGCGCTGCTGGTCCTCGTGGCCGGCGCCGTGGGCGTCTTCTTCACCGCCGAGACCGGCCGCCAGTTGATCGGCTTCGGTCGCGAGTCGGTCAAGGAAGTGAAGAAGGTGGTCTGGCCGACCCGCAAGGAAGCGGGCCAGATGACCCTCTACGTGTTCGCCTTCGTCGTCGCGATGGCGCTCTTCATGTTCCTGACCGACAAGACGCTGGAGTGGGTGTTGTACGACCTGATCCTGGGCTGGAAGCGCTGAGGCGAACACGATGACGGAACCGCAAGCCACCCCAACCCCCGAGAGCGCCGCTCCCAGCGCCAAGCGCTGGTACGTCGTGCACGCCTATTCGGGCATGGAGAAGGCCGTCGAGCGCAACCTGCGCGAGCGCATCGACCGCGCCGGCATGCAGGACAAGTTCGGCCGCATCCTGGTGCCGACCGAAGAAGTCGTCGAGCTGAAGAACGGCAAGAAGGCCGTCACCGAGCGCCGTTTCTTCCCGGGCTACGTGCTCGTCGAGATGGAAATGGCCGACGACACCTGGCACCTGGTCAAGCACACGAGCAAGGTCACCGGCTTCGTCGGCGGCGCGCGCAACCGCCCGGCCCCGATCTCGGAAGCCGAGGTGATGAAGATCGTCAACCAGATGCAGGAAGGCGTCGACAAGCCCCGGCCCAAGGTCGAGTGGACGGTTGGCGAGATGGTCCGCGTCAAGGAAGGCCCCTTCACCTACTTCAACGGCGCCGTCGAGGAAGTCAACTACGAAAAGAGCAAGGTCAAGGTGTCGGTCACGATCTTCGGTCGTGCCACCGGCGTCGAGCTCGACTTCTCGCAGGTCGAGAAGGTCTGAGCGGCCTTCGGCGCGGCCTGCCGCGCTCGGATTTCAGGGCGTCCGCCTGCAACCCCGGACGCCTGGTGCAAGCAGGGTTGTATGACGAGGAGCTGGTGACCCCAGCGCTAGAACTCGGTTAGGAGCCATCATGGCAAAGAAGATCGTCGGCTTCATCAAGCTGCAAGTCCCGGCCGGCAAGGCCAATCCCTCGCCCCCGATCGGCCCCGCGCTCGGTCAGCGCGGCCTGAACATCATGGAGTTCTGCAAGGCGTTCAACGCCCAGACGCAGAGCTACGAGCCGGGCCTGAAGCTGCCGGTCGTGATCACGGCCTACGCCGACAAGTCCTTCACCTTCATCCTGAAGTCGCCCCCGGCGACCGTGCTGCTGAAGAAGGCGGCCAAGATCGAGAAGGGTTCCGGCCGTGCCCACCTGGAGAAGGTCGGCAAGGTCACGCGCGCCCAGCTCGAGGAAATCGCCAAGACCAAGATGAAGGACCTCACCGCCGCCGACATGGACGCCGCGGTGAAGACCATCGCCGGTTCCGCCCGCTCGATGGGCCTCATTGTTGAAGGGGTCTGACGCCATGGCCAAGCTCACGAAGAAAGCCAAGGCCCTGCAGGGCAAGGTCGAAAGCACCAAGCTGTACCCGCTGACCGACGCTCTGGCGCTGGTCAAGGAGTGCGCCACCGCCAAGTTCGACGAGTCGATCGACGTCGCCGTGCAGCTCGGCGTCGATGCCAAGAAGTCCGACCAGGTCGTTCGCGGCGCGGTCGTGATGCCCGCCGGCACCGGCAAGACCAAGCGCGTCGCCGTCTTCGCCCAAGGCGCCAAGGCCGAGGAAGCCAAGGCCGCCGGTGCCGACATCGTCGGCATGGACGACCTGGCCGCCGAGATCAAGGCCGGCAACCTGAACTTCGACGTCGTGATCGCCTCGCCGGACACGATGCGCAT is a window encoding:
- the trpE gene encoding anthranilate synthase component I: MITELEFKSLAEQGYNRIPLIAEAFADLETPLSLYLKLAGGQRNSFLLESVVGGERFGRYSFIGLPAHTLLRSTGWVTEVVSDGAVVETHDGNPLDFVEAYQKRFKVALPPGLPRFCGGLAGYFGYDAVRYIEPRLAKTEKPGGLDTPDILLLQTEEVAVIDNLSGRLYLIVWADPSAPEAYFRGKKRLAELTDRLRYSVTAPQVKRGPSYAVERETPRAQLEDAVRRCKEYIAAGDCMQVVIGQRLKKRYTESPLSLYRALRSLNPSPYMYYYDMGDFQIVGASPEILVRQETTAEGRKVTIRPLAGTRPRGATPERDAAMAAELAADPKERAEHLMLIDLARNDIGRIAQTGSVKVTEAFAIERYSHVMHIVSNVEGLLKEGATSLDVFRASFPAGTLSGAPKIRAMEIIDELEPVKRGIYGGAFGYLSFAGDMDLAIAIRTGIVQHNTLYVQAAAGVVADSVPELEWKETEAKARALIRAAELVEEGF
- a CDS encoding Lrp/AsnC family transcriptional regulator, giving the protein MPRDQMDRDLIALLQANARESTAELARKLGVARTTVIARLERLERSGVIVGYTVRLGLDEAERGVQAWVGITTEPKSARDVTRRLAALPELRQLCSVSGEFDYLALIRTDSTARLDTLLDEIGEIDGVTKTTTSVVLALRVDRTA
- a CDS encoding ABC transporter ATP-binding protein, coding for MSAEYILETHELTKEFKGFVAVNKVNLRVRRGHIHALIGPNGAGKTTCFNLLTKFIRPTSGRIVFNGHDITGESPAHIARRGVIRSFQISAVFPHLTVLENVRVALQRKLGNSFHFWRAESSLHTLNERARELLRAVDLGEYAGHLAVELSYGRKRALEIATTLAMEPELMLLDEPTQGMGLEDVDRVRQLIKQVSAERTILMVEHNMSVVSSIADTITVLQRGATLAEGPYAEVSRNPAVVEAYMGSADAELVGAH
- a CDS encoding chalcone isomerase family protein, whose amino-acid sequence is MHRRALLAFVVAPLLSGTAAHAQTAAEPAGVPYPAAAAVGGSSLALNGAGVRYKLVFKVYTAGLYLPQRANTPEAVLAMPGPKRMHVVMLRDIEANELGRLFTRGMEDNAPPQHWVQSIPGTLRMADIFSARKKLVAGDNFSVDYVPGVGTTVFVNGKSAGEPIREPEFFSSLLSIWLGPRPADAALKDALLGREPRPAGSRQ
- a CDS encoding saccharopine dehydrogenase family protein; protein product: MRVTLLGAGHIGQTIARLLATSGDYQLTVVDRQSEPLALLDGLPLATRVADTADDAVLLALLRGQDAVINALPYYLATRVATQAREAGCHYFDLTEDVAATRAIKALAEGANTAFMPQCGLAPGFIGIVAHHLAQSFQELHELKMRVGALPAFPTNALKYNLTWSVDGLINEYCHPCEAIRDGRPTEVLALEGLEHFSLDGTEYEAFNTSGGLGTLCETWAGRVRTLDYKSVRYPGHRALMKLLLEELLLKHDQGTLKDIMRRAIPSTMQDVVLVFVTASGLRGGALVQEVFARKIFAERSPAHPTSAIQITTAAGICAAVDLFREGRLPQRGFVRQEQVPLPEFLANRFGSAYQQSRQVESIG
- the gph gene encoding phosphoglycolate phosphatase (PGP is an essential enzyme in the glycolate salvage pathway in higher organisms (photorespiration in plants). Phosphoglycolate results from the oxidase activity of RubisCO in the Calvin cycle when concentrations of carbon dioxide are low relative to oxygen. This enzyme is a member of the Haloacid Dehalogenase (HAD) superfamily of aspartate-nucleophile hydrolase enzymes (PF00702).), with the protein product MDLSHWGGFDAAIVDLDGTLVDTVGDFELALGGALRDLGYTPVSRAFISRTVGKGTEHLIRRTLAEAGAPETMYEAANARYREHYLRINGQASTVYPGAAEGIAALKARGLKLACVTNKPAAFALPLLAAKGLAASFDITYGGDAFERKKPDPLPLLKACEALGTTPARTLMIGDSQNDAQAARAAGCPVVLVRYGYNHGEPVEAAGADAVVDRIDELPALLA
- a CDS encoding IclR family transcriptional regulator codes for the protein MTTSLPITERPAARVPAVARAVSLLDLLARERRPMSMAGLAAALKLPRSSVHGLCGTLLDCGYLRRVDNGALQIGPGVMTLAAAFVASTHVAAEFDALWREVPAPDETLILSVLNGPDVVYVGVRNSARPLGLAFSLGMRLPAWVAGTGKAMLAWLPPEEVRALVPAGATDLDALLADLARTRERGYAVDDGHVREGVYSIAAPVLDAAGRPVAGIAVCLNQATVDADKLERQQRLVTQAARTLSRRLGAREDTR